In the Deltaproteobacteria bacterium genome, one interval contains:
- a CDS encoding class I SAM-dependent methyltransferase, which produces MTSVQQHYETFLADHYTWMCGDYDARVRENRIFFEELALHPHSGGKAIDLGCGSGFQSIALAELGFKVVAVDQNERLLAEVRTRSRDLSIETIAGDILNQEIYRRRGRFEVAVCMGDTLTHLQSWQEIENLFKNVHKVMEDGGRFVLSFRDLTKKLVGLARIVPLRLDDDKLMATFLEYDREFVNVHDMLFVKKERGWEFKASSYCKLRIGLVQVTEQLEQTGFQTGSMLVKGGLHYVEARK; this is translated from the coding sequence ATGACATCTGTGCAGCAACATTATGAGACCTTTCTTGCGGATCATTATACGTGGATGTGTGGCGACTATGATGCCAGGGTCAGGGAAAATAGGATATTTTTTGAAGAGTTGGCTCTCCATCCTCACTCAGGAGGCAAGGCGATTGATCTAGGGTGTGGTTCGGGATTTCAATCGATTGCCCTGGCGGAGCTTGGCTTCAAAGTGGTAGCCGTTGATCAAAATGAACGCTTGCTAGCCGAAGTGAGGACCCGCAGCAGGGATCTCTCCATTGAGACGATTGCCGGAGATATTCTGAACCAGGAAATCTATCGCCGCCGGGGTCGTTTTGAAGTGGCAGTGTGTATGGGAGATACCTTGACTCATCTGCAGTCGTGGCAAGAGATAGAAAATCTGTTCAAAAATGTGCACAAGGTCATGGAAGATGGTGGCAGATTTGTCCTTTCGTTTCGTGATCTTACCAAAAAACTGGTGGGATTGGCTCGTATAGTACCGCTTCGACTCGATGACGACAAGTTGATGGCCACCTTTCTAGAATACGACAGAGAGTTCGTGAACGTCCACGATATGCTGTTTGTCAAAAAGGAGAGAGGTTGGGAGTTCAAAGCCAGCAGTTATTGCAAACTGCGTATAGGCCTGGTGCAAGTGACAGAGCAGCTGGAGCAGACAGGATTTCAGACTGGTAGTATGCTGGTGAAAGGCGGCTTGCATTATGTAGAAGCTCGTAAATAG